From the genome of Canis lupus familiaris isolate Mischka breed German Shepherd chromosome 8, alternate assembly UU_Cfam_GSD_1.0, whole genome shotgun sequence, one region includes:
- the NYNRIN gene encoding protein NYNRIN isoform X1, whose translation MLLSGGDPPAQEWFMVQTKSKPRVQRQRLQVQRIFRVKLNAFQSRPDTPYFWLQLEGPKENMSKAKEYLKGLCSPELWKEVRYPQALHCAFLGAQGLFLDCLCWSTLAYLVPGPPGSLMVGGLTESFIMTQNWLEELVGRLRWGPAALLTPRGIWEAEVTRAFGALVWIRGDQYAGDLLQLPPAVQELLLSLVRDAAGKEDIIEWLGRIGTSESRSDPEVLICPPHQQKEGPAMVSVGDGPGPFLEVGAFQNKSLEHSKRLTSLGATRALVSGTPGQNIQQETTNQLVRVDSNSHGGTDSPREEGPARATGSQDSANHTQALSQPRQGLRVEDKLPFQPPVSALGVCPPWKAWTPGPAFGPLWPGAIAATFWRINELHSLHLAWLLSQACFSFPFWQRPLGPIQFKLPGQNPLPLNLEWKQKELVPLPSMGSPDCRPDGGPGGDAALQSCPRPETPQKVMSLLVVSGASVKDKTSPGLPQIGPPLTSVPQLQTGSEPGDQGSLQWDCKGPEEGPFPALPIEQGVSTPQGRPVAQGGLTPQSVPDAQTVPETLEVPMAAAVPTAQTPPADQGLSAVPKVPTAQTTLAVHTEPAALEVPSATTKPAAQGVPTTQKAAEGLPVSAAPVVPATPKASAAQKTSAAKSLPVGPQTPKAQTGPAAKTGSVAPKAPAAPKAPATPKAPAAPKAPAAPKASKAPKTPAAQKTPTDPGPVLDAAKLSEGQPSSRGGASFPKGQGEAERQGPHSGSTFAPSSKHPPQMEGLLGAREGTARQQPRHPQANSTVTSFQRYHEALNTPFELNLSGEPGNQGLRRVVIDGSSVAMVHGLQHFFSCRGIAMAVQYFWNRGHREVTVFVPTWQLKKNRRVRESHFLTKLHSLKMLSITPSQLENGKKITTYDYRFMVKLAEETDGIIVTNEQLHILMNNSKKLMVKDRLLPFTFAGNLFMVPDDPLGRDGPTLDEFLKKPNRLDTDVGNFLKVWKTLPPSLASASEPSDGADPVPVESLQNTEEVRAEKEERQQDGEQREGQGVREPPEEDALDSSLASVFRAECPSLSEEILRCLSLQDPPDGALDIDLLPAPASPYLGIPWDGKAPCQQVLAQLAQLTIPSNFTALSFFVGFMDSHRDVIPDYEALVGPLHSLLKQKPDWQWDWEHEKAFLALKRALVSALCLTAPNAQLPFRLEVTVSQVALTAVVYQEHSGRKHPIAYTSKPLLPDEESEGPQSGGDSPYAVAWALKHFSRCIGDTPVVLDLSYASRTAVGPEMREGRRVSKAWLIRWSLLVQDKGKRALELTLLQGLLGENRLLTPASSMPRFFQVLPPFSDLSTFVCIHMSGYCFYREDEWCAGFGLYVLSPTSAPVSLSFSCSPYTPTYAHLAAVACGLERFGQSPLPVVFLTHCNWIFSLLWELLPLWQARGFLSSDGAPLPHPGLLSYIISLTSGLSSLPFIYRTSYRGSLFAVTVDTLAKQGAQGGGQWWNLPKDVPVPAVSPHTMGQRPDLLALQRSDSTLAEIIAKLRAGQKLPGSSPFSSVFNSLSLDQESGLLMFKGEKRPRVWVVPRQLRRDLIFSVHDLPLGAHQRPEETYRKLRLLGWWPGMQEHVRDYCRSCLFCIPRNVTGGELKVIESPWPLRSTAPWSTLQIEVVGPVTVSEEGHKHVLIVADPHTRWVEAFPLKPYTHTAVAQVLLQHVFARWGVPVRLEAAQGPQFARHVLVSCGLALGAQAASLSRDLQFPCLTSSDAYWEFKRALKEFIFLHGKRWAASLPLLHLAFRASSTQATPVQILTGGDVRLSEPLWWEMSSANIEGLKMDVFLLRLLGELLELHWRVAEKASDKAENRRFKRESQEKEWNVGDQVLLLSLPRNGSSAKWVGPFYIGDRLSLSLYRVWGFPTPEKLGCIYPSSLMKAFAKSGTPLSFKVLEQ comes from the exons ATGCTCCTGTCCGGGGGCGACCCTCCGGCGCAGGAATGGTTCATGGTGCAGACCAAGTCCAAGCCCCGGGTGCAGCGGCAGCGGCTGCAAGTGCAGCGCATCTTCAGGGTCAAGCTGAACGCCTTCCAGAGCCGCCCAGACACCCCCTACTTCTGGCTGCAGCTCGAGGGGCCCAAGGAGAACATGAGCAAAGCCAAG GAGTATCTGAAGGGCCTGTGCAGTCCGGAGCTGTGGAAGGAGGTTCGCTACCCGCAGGCCCTGCACTGCGCCTTCCTTGGGGCCCAGGGCCTCTTTCTCGACTGTCTCTGCTGGAGCACCCTGGCCTACCTGGTGCCTGGTCCCCCCGGCTCCCTGATGGTCGGGGGGCTGACGGAGTCTTTCATCATGACCCAGAACTGGCTGGAAGAGCTGGTGGGGAGGCTGCGCTGGGGCCCTGCCGCTCTGCTCACCCCTCGGGGGATCTGGGAGGCTGAGGTGACCAGGGCGTTCGGGGCCCTGGTCTGGATCCGTGGTGACCAGTACGCAGGGGATCTGCTGCAGCTGCCCCCAGCGGTCCAAGAGCTGCTGCTGAGCCTGGTGCGGGATGCTGCGGGCAAGGAAGACATCATCGAGTGGCTTGGCCGCATTGGCACCTCTGAGTCCCGCTCTGACCCCGAGGTCCTGATCTGCCCTCCCCACCAGCAGAAGGAAGGCCCGGCTATGGTGTCTGTGGGAGACGGTCCTGGGCCCTTCCTGGAGGTGGGGGCCTTCCAGAACAAGAGTCTAGAACACTCAAAGAGATTGACCAGCCTGGGAGCCACCAGGGCCCTGGTCTCGGGCACCCCAGGCCAGAACATACAGCAGGAAACAACCAACCAGCTGGTACG AGTCGATTCCAACAGCCATGGTGGTACGGACAGCCCTCGAGAGGAAGGCCCAGCGCGTGCCACCGGCAGCCAGGACTCTGCAAACCACACACAGGCCCTGTCCCAGCCAAGGCAGGGCCTGAGAGTGGAAGACAAACTCCCCTTCCAGCCTCCTGTGTCAGCCCTGGGTGTGTGCCCACCCTGGAAGGCCTGGACCCCAGGGCCAGCCTTTGGGCCCTTGTGGCCGGGTGCCATTGCCGCCACCTTCTGGAGGATCAATGAGCTGCACTCCCTCCACCTGGCTTGGCTGCTGTCCCAGGCGTgcttcagtttccccttctggCAGAGGCCACTGGGCCCCATTCAGTTCAAGCTGCCAGGCCAGAACCCTTTGCCCTTAAATCTCGAGTGGAAGCAGAAGGAGCTGGTTCCTTTGCCCAGCATGGGAAGCCCAGACTGCAGACCAGATGGGGGACCAGGAGGAGATGCAGCCCTACAGAGTTGCCCAAGGCCAGAGACCCCCCAGAAGGTCATGAGTTTATTGGTGGTCTCAGGGGCCTCAGTAAAGGACAAGACCAGCCCAGGACTTCCACAGATAGGGCCACCCTTGACCTCTGTACCCCAGCTGCAAACTGGAAGTGAGCCAGGGGATCAAGGAAGCCTGCAGTGGGATTGTAAGGGGCCAGAAGAGGGGCCCTTTCCAGCACTGCCAATTGAGCAAGGAGTGTCTACACCTCAGGGGAGGCCCGTGGCTCAAGGGGGGCTGACCCCTCAGTCAGTACCCGATGCTCAAACAGTGCCTGAAACTCTCGAAGTGCCCATGGCTGCAGCAGTGCCCACAGCTCAAACCCCACCCGCAGATCAAGGGCTGTCTGCAGTCCCCAAAGTGCCTACAGCTCAGACGACGCTGGCAGTCCACACAGAACCTGCAGCTCTCGAAGTGCCTTCGGCTACAACAAAGCCAGCAGCTCAAGGGGTGCCCACAACTCAGAAGGCAGCCGAGGGTCTGCCGGTATCAGCAGCTCCCGTGGTACCTGCAACTCCAAAAGCTTCCGCAGCTCAGAAAACGTCTGCGGCAAAATCATTACCTGTAGGGCCCCAAACACCCAAAGCTCAAACTGGGCCTGCAGCTAAAACAGGGTCTGTCGCCCCCAAAGCACCTGCCGCCCCCAAAGCACCTGCCACCCCCAAAGCACCTGCTGCCCCCAAAGCACCTGCTGCCCCCAAGGCCTCCAAAGCTCCCAAAACACCTGCAGCTCAGAAGACTCCCACAGATCCAGGGCCAGTCTTGGATGCGGCCAAACTGAGCGAAGGCCAGCCTTCGTCAAGGGGTGGTGCCTCTTTCCCAAAGGGCCAGGGGGAGGCTGAGAGGCAGGGTCCCCATTCTGGCAGCACCTTTGCTCCCAGTAGTAAGCACCCACCTCAGatggaggggctcctgggggctcgCGAGGGGACTGCAAGGCAGCAGCCTCGCCACCCACAGGCAAACAGCACAGTGACCAGCTTCCAGAGGTACCACGAGGCCCTGAACACACCTTTTGAGCTGAACCTGTCAGGGGAACCCGGGAACCAGGGGTTGCGGCGAGTGGTCATTGATGGCAGCAGTGTGGCCATGGT GCATGGCCTCCAGCACTTCTTCTCCTGCCGTGGCATTGCCATGGCGGTTCAGTATTTCTGGAACCGGGGCCACCGAGAGGTCACTGTGTTCGTACCTACCTGGCAGCTGAAGAAGAACCGGAGGGTGAGAG AGAGCCACTTCCTGACGAAGCTGCACTCCCTCAAGATGCTTTCCATTACCCCCTCCCAGCTTGAGAATGGCAAGAAGATCACCACCTACGATTATAG GTTCATGGTAAAGCTGGCAGAGGAGACGGATGGCATCATCGTCACCAATGAGCAGCTCCATATCCTGATGAATAATTCCAAGAAACTGATGGTGAAAGATCG CCTGCTGCCCTTCACGTTTGCGGGGAATCTTTTCATGGTGCCAGATGACCCCCTGGGCCGTGACGGCCCCACCTTAGACGAGTTTCTGAAGAAGCCAAACAG GCTAGACACCGATGTTGGCAACTTCCTGAAGGTGTGGAAGACGCTTCCTCCCAGTTTGGCCAGCGCCTCTGAGCCGAGTGATGGTGCTGACCCTGTACCTGTGGAGAGTCTGCAGAACACAGAGGAAGTCAGGGcggagaaggaggagaggcagcaggacggggagcagagggaggggcagggggtgcgggAGCCACCTGAAGAAGATGCCCTGGACTCCTCCCTGGCATCAGTGTTCAGGGCCGAGTGCCCTTCCCTATCAGAGGAAATTCTCCGGTGCCTCAGCCTCCAGGATCCCCCCGACGGGGCCCTGGATATCGATCTCCTGCCGGCACCGGCTTCCCCCTATCTGGGCATCCCCTGGGACGGGAAGGCTCCCTGTCAGCAGGTGCTGGCCCAGCTGGCCCAGCTGACCATCCCCAGCAACTTCACTGCGCTCTCCTTCTTTGTGGGGTTCATGGACTCCCACCGGGATGTCATCCCTGACTATGAAGCTCTCGTGGGGCCCCTGCACAGCCTCCTCAAGCAGAAGCCAGACTGGCAGTGGGACTGGGAGCATGAGAAGGCCTTCCTGGCTCTGAAGCGAGCCCTCGTGTCTGCCCTCTGTCTGACGGCCCCCAACGCCCAGTTGCCCTTCCGCTTGGAGGTGACCGTGAGCCAGGTGGCCCTAACGGCTGTTGTCTATCAGGAGCACTCAGGGAGGAAGCACCCCATAGCCTATACCTCAAAACCCCTCCTCCCTGACGAGGAGAGTGAGGGCCCCCAGTCGGGGGGAGACAGCCCCTACGCTGTGGCCTGGGCCCTCAAACATTTTTCCCGCTGCATTGGAGACACCCCCGTGGTCCTGGACCTTTCCTACGCCTCTAGGACCGCTGTGGGTCCCGAGATGCGGGAGGGCCGCAGGGTTTCCAAAGCGTGGTTGATCCGATGGTCCCTTCTGGTGCAGGACAAAGGCAAGAGGGCGCTGGAATTGACCCTCCTCCAGGGCCTGCTCGGAGAAAACCGACTGCTGACGCCCGCCTCCTCCATGCCTCGCTTTTTCCAGGTTCTGCCTCCTTTTTCCGACCTGTCCACTTTCGTCTGCATCCACATGTCGGGCTATTGCTTTTACCGGGAGGATGAGTGGTGCGCGGGCTTCGGCCTCTATGTGCTGTCCCCCACCAGTGCCCccgtctccctctccttctcttgctcCCCTTACACCCCAACCTACGCCCACCTGGCGGCCGTGGCCTGTGGCCTGGAGCGCTTTGGGCAGTCCCCCCTCCCCGTGGTTTTCCTCACACACTGCAACTGGATCTTCAGCCTCCTGTGGGAGCTCCTGCCCCTGTGGCAGGCTCGAGGCTTCCTCTCCTCGGACGGCGCCCCGCTACCTCACCCAGGCCTGCTCTCCTACATCATATCGCTCACCTCTGGCCTCTCGTCCCTCCCGTTTATCTACCGAACCTCCTACCGGGGCTCCCTGTTTGCTGTGACGGTGGACACATTGGCCAAGCAGGGTGCGCAGGGTGGTGGGCAGTGGTGGAACCTTCCAAAGGATGTGCCCGTCCCCGCAGTGTCCCCCCACACCATGGGCCAGCGGCCCGACTTGCTGGCCTTACAGCGCAGTGACAGCACACTGGCTGAGATTATTGCCAAGCTGCGGGCCGGGCAGAAATTGCCTGGCTCCTCCCCCTTCAGCTCCGTCTTTAACTCACTCAGCCTCGACCAGGAGAGCGGCTTGCTCATGTTCAAGGGGGAGAAGAGGCCCCGGGTCTGGGTGGTCCCAAGGCAACTCCGGAGGGACCTGATTTTCTCTGTGCACGACCTTCCCCTGGGCGCCCACCAGAGGCCCGAGGAGACCTACCGGAAGCTGCGTCTGCTGGGGTGGTGGCCTGGGATGCAGGAGCACGTGAGGGACTACTGCCGGAGCTGCCTGTTCTGCATCCCCCGAAACGTCACGGGCGGCGAGTTGAAGGTGATCGAGTCCCCGTGGCCCCTCCGGTCCACTGCCCCCTGGTCCACCCTGCAGATCGAGGTGGTGGGCCCGGTCACCGTAAGCGAGGAGGGCCACAAGCATGTGCTGATCGTGGCTGACCCCCACACCAGGTGGGTGGAGGCGTTCCCACTGAAGCCCTACACACACACAGCGGTGGCACAGGTGCTGCTGCAGCACGTGTTTGCCAGGTGGGGCGTTCCCGTGAGGCTGGAGGCGGCCCAGGGCCCCCAGTTCGCGCGGCACGTCTTGGTGAGCTGCGGGctggccctgggagcccaggcgGCGTCCCTGAGCCGGGACCTTCAGTTCCCCTGCTTGACCAGCTCAGACGCCTACTGGGAATTCAAGAGGGCCCTCAAGGAGTTCATCTTCCTGCATGGCAAGAGGTGGGCTGCGTCCTTGCCCTTGCTGCACCTGGCCTTTAGGGCCTCCTCCACCCAGGCCACGCCGGTCCAGATCCTGACTGGGGGCGACGTGAGGCTGAGCGAGCCCCTGTGGTGGGAGATGAGCAGCGCCAATATTGAAGGGCTCAAGATGGACGTGTTCCTGCTGCGGCTGCTCGGGGAGCTGCTGGAGCTGCACTGGCGGGTGGCCGAAAAGGCTAGTGACAAGGCAGAGAACAGGCGTTTCAAGCGGGAGAGTCAGGAGAAGGAGTGGAATGTGGGTGATCAGGTCCTTCTGCTGTCCCTTCCCAGGAATGGCAGCAGTGCCAAATGGGTGGGCCCCTTCTACATTGGGGACCGGCTGAGCCTGTCCCTCTACAGAGTCTGGGGCTTCCCAACTCCGGAGAAGCTTGGGTGCATCTACCCCAGCAGTCTGATGAAGGCCTTCGCCAAGAGTGGCACGCCTCTGTCCTTCAAGGTCTTGGAGCAATGA
- the NYNRIN gene encoding protein NYNRIN isoform X2: MVGGLTESFIMTQNWLEELVGRLRWGPAALLTPRGIWEAEVTRAFGALVWIRGDQYAGDLLQLPPAVQELLLSLVRDAAGKEDIIEWLGRIGTSESRSDPEVLICPPHQQKEGPAMVSVGDGPGPFLEVGAFQNKSLEHSKRLTSLGATRALVSGTPGQNIQQETTNQLVRVDSNSHGGTDSPREEGPARATGSQDSANHTQALSQPRQGLRVEDKLPFQPPVSALGVCPPWKAWTPGPAFGPLWPGAIAATFWRINELHSLHLAWLLSQACFSFPFWQRPLGPIQFKLPGQNPLPLNLEWKQKELVPLPSMGSPDCRPDGGPGGDAALQSCPRPETPQKVMSLLVVSGASVKDKTSPGLPQIGPPLTSVPQLQTGSEPGDQGSLQWDCKGPEEGPFPALPIEQGVSTPQGRPVAQGGLTPQSVPDAQTVPETLEVPMAAAVPTAQTPPADQGLSAVPKVPTAQTTLAVHTEPAALEVPSATTKPAAQGVPTTQKAAEGLPVSAAPVVPATPKASAAQKTSAAKSLPVGPQTPKAQTGPAAKTGSVAPKAPAAPKAPATPKAPAAPKAPAAPKASKAPKTPAAQKTPTDPGPVLDAAKLSEGQPSSRGGASFPKGQGEAERQGPHSGSTFAPSSKHPPQMEGLLGAREGTARQQPRHPQANSTVTSFQRYHEALNTPFELNLSGEPGNQGLRRVVIDGSSVAMVHGLQHFFSCRGIAMAVQYFWNRGHREVTVFVPTWQLKKNRRVRESHFLTKLHSLKMLSITPSQLENGKKITTYDYRFMVKLAEETDGIIVTNEQLHILMNNSKKLMVKDRLLPFTFAGNLFMVPDDPLGRDGPTLDEFLKKPNRLDTDVGNFLKVWKTLPPSLASASEPSDGADPVPVESLQNTEEVRAEKEERQQDGEQREGQGVREPPEEDALDSSLASVFRAECPSLSEEILRCLSLQDPPDGALDIDLLPAPASPYLGIPWDGKAPCQQVLAQLAQLTIPSNFTALSFFVGFMDSHRDVIPDYEALVGPLHSLLKQKPDWQWDWEHEKAFLALKRALVSALCLTAPNAQLPFRLEVTVSQVALTAVVYQEHSGRKHPIAYTSKPLLPDEESEGPQSGGDSPYAVAWALKHFSRCIGDTPVVLDLSYASRTAVGPEMREGRRVSKAWLIRWSLLVQDKGKRALELTLLQGLLGENRLLTPASSMPRFFQVLPPFSDLSTFVCIHMSGYCFYREDEWCAGFGLYVLSPTSAPVSLSFSCSPYTPTYAHLAAVACGLERFGQSPLPVVFLTHCNWIFSLLWELLPLWQARGFLSSDGAPLPHPGLLSYIISLTSGLSSLPFIYRTSYRGSLFAVTVDTLAKQGAQGGGQWWNLPKDVPVPAVSPHTMGQRPDLLALQRSDSTLAEIIAKLRAGQKLPGSSPFSSVFNSLSLDQESGLLMFKGEKRPRVWVVPRQLRRDLIFSVHDLPLGAHQRPEETYRKLRLLGWWPGMQEHVRDYCRSCLFCIPRNVTGGELKVIESPWPLRSTAPWSTLQIEVVGPVTVSEEGHKHVLIVADPHTRWVEAFPLKPYTHTAVAQVLLQHVFARWGVPVRLEAAQGPQFARHVLVSCGLALGAQAASLSRDLQFPCLTSSDAYWEFKRALKEFIFLHGKRWAASLPLLHLAFRASSTQATPVQILTGGDVRLSEPLWWEMSSANIEGLKMDVFLLRLLGELLELHWRVAEKASDKAENRRFKRESQEKEWNVGDQVLLLSLPRNGSSAKWVGPFYIGDRLSLSLYRVWGFPTPEKLGCIYPSSLMKAFAKSGTPLSFKVLEQ, encoded by the exons ATGGTCGGGGGGCTGACGGAGTCTTTCATCATGACCCAGAACTGGCTGGAAGAGCTGGTGGGGAGGCTGCGCTGGGGCCCTGCCGCTCTGCTCACCCCTCGGGGGATCTGGGAGGCTGAGGTGACCAGGGCGTTCGGGGCCCTGGTCTGGATCCGTGGTGACCAGTACGCAGGGGATCTGCTGCAGCTGCCCCCAGCGGTCCAAGAGCTGCTGCTGAGCCTGGTGCGGGATGCTGCGGGCAAGGAAGACATCATCGAGTGGCTTGGCCGCATTGGCACCTCTGAGTCCCGCTCTGACCCCGAGGTCCTGATCTGCCCTCCCCACCAGCAGAAGGAAGGCCCGGCTATGGTGTCTGTGGGAGACGGTCCTGGGCCCTTCCTGGAGGTGGGGGCCTTCCAGAACAAGAGTCTAGAACACTCAAAGAGATTGACCAGCCTGGGAGCCACCAGGGCCCTGGTCTCGGGCACCCCAGGCCAGAACATACAGCAGGAAACAACCAACCAGCTGGTACG AGTCGATTCCAACAGCCATGGTGGTACGGACAGCCCTCGAGAGGAAGGCCCAGCGCGTGCCACCGGCAGCCAGGACTCTGCAAACCACACACAGGCCCTGTCCCAGCCAAGGCAGGGCCTGAGAGTGGAAGACAAACTCCCCTTCCAGCCTCCTGTGTCAGCCCTGGGTGTGTGCCCACCCTGGAAGGCCTGGACCCCAGGGCCAGCCTTTGGGCCCTTGTGGCCGGGTGCCATTGCCGCCACCTTCTGGAGGATCAATGAGCTGCACTCCCTCCACCTGGCTTGGCTGCTGTCCCAGGCGTgcttcagtttccccttctggCAGAGGCCACTGGGCCCCATTCAGTTCAAGCTGCCAGGCCAGAACCCTTTGCCCTTAAATCTCGAGTGGAAGCAGAAGGAGCTGGTTCCTTTGCCCAGCATGGGAAGCCCAGACTGCAGACCAGATGGGGGACCAGGAGGAGATGCAGCCCTACAGAGTTGCCCAAGGCCAGAGACCCCCCAGAAGGTCATGAGTTTATTGGTGGTCTCAGGGGCCTCAGTAAAGGACAAGACCAGCCCAGGACTTCCACAGATAGGGCCACCCTTGACCTCTGTACCCCAGCTGCAAACTGGAAGTGAGCCAGGGGATCAAGGAAGCCTGCAGTGGGATTGTAAGGGGCCAGAAGAGGGGCCCTTTCCAGCACTGCCAATTGAGCAAGGAGTGTCTACACCTCAGGGGAGGCCCGTGGCTCAAGGGGGGCTGACCCCTCAGTCAGTACCCGATGCTCAAACAGTGCCTGAAACTCTCGAAGTGCCCATGGCTGCAGCAGTGCCCACAGCTCAAACCCCACCCGCAGATCAAGGGCTGTCTGCAGTCCCCAAAGTGCCTACAGCTCAGACGACGCTGGCAGTCCACACAGAACCTGCAGCTCTCGAAGTGCCTTCGGCTACAACAAAGCCAGCAGCTCAAGGGGTGCCCACAACTCAGAAGGCAGCCGAGGGTCTGCCGGTATCAGCAGCTCCCGTGGTACCTGCAACTCCAAAAGCTTCCGCAGCTCAGAAAACGTCTGCGGCAAAATCATTACCTGTAGGGCCCCAAACACCCAAAGCTCAAACTGGGCCTGCAGCTAAAACAGGGTCTGTCGCCCCCAAAGCACCTGCCGCCCCCAAAGCACCTGCCACCCCCAAAGCACCTGCTGCCCCCAAAGCACCTGCTGCCCCCAAGGCCTCCAAAGCTCCCAAAACACCTGCAGCTCAGAAGACTCCCACAGATCCAGGGCCAGTCTTGGATGCGGCCAAACTGAGCGAAGGCCAGCCTTCGTCAAGGGGTGGTGCCTCTTTCCCAAAGGGCCAGGGGGAGGCTGAGAGGCAGGGTCCCCATTCTGGCAGCACCTTTGCTCCCAGTAGTAAGCACCCACCTCAGatggaggggctcctgggggctcgCGAGGGGACTGCAAGGCAGCAGCCTCGCCACCCACAGGCAAACAGCACAGTGACCAGCTTCCAGAGGTACCACGAGGCCCTGAACACACCTTTTGAGCTGAACCTGTCAGGGGAACCCGGGAACCAGGGGTTGCGGCGAGTGGTCATTGATGGCAGCAGTGTGGCCATGGT GCATGGCCTCCAGCACTTCTTCTCCTGCCGTGGCATTGCCATGGCGGTTCAGTATTTCTGGAACCGGGGCCACCGAGAGGTCACTGTGTTCGTACCTACCTGGCAGCTGAAGAAGAACCGGAGGGTGAGAG AGAGCCACTTCCTGACGAAGCTGCACTCCCTCAAGATGCTTTCCATTACCCCCTCCCAGCTTGAGAATGGCAAGAAGATCACCACCTACGATTATAG GTTCATGGTAAAGCTGGCAGAGGAGACGGATGGCATCATCGTCACCAATGAGCAGCTCCATATCCTGATGAATAATTCCAAGAAACTGATGGTGAAAGATCG CCTGCTGCCCTTCACGTTTGCGGGGAATCTTTTCATGGTGCCAGATGACCCCCTGGGCCGTGACGGCCCCACCTTAGACGAGTTTCTGAAGAAGCCAAACAG GCTAGACACCGATGTTGGCAACTTCCTGAAGGTGTGGAAGACGCTTCCTCCCAGTTTGGCCAGCGCCTCTGAGCCGAGTGATGGTGCTGACCCTGTACCTGTGGAGAGTCTGCAGAACACAGAGGAAGTCAGGGcggagaaggaggagaggcagcaggacggggagcagagggaggggcagggggtgcgggAGCCACCTGAAGAAGATGCCCTGGACTCCTCCCTGGCATCAGTGTTCAGGGCCGAGTGCCCTTCCCTATCAGAGGAAATTCTCCGGTGCCTCAGCCTCCAGGATCCCCCCGACGGGGCCCTGGATATCGATCTCCTGCCGGCACCGGCTTCCCCCTATCTGGGCATCCCCTGGGACGGGAAGGCTCCCTGTCAGCAGGTGCTGGCCCAGCTGGCCCAGCTGACCATCCCCAGCAACTTCACTGCGCTCTCCTTCTTTGTGGGGTTCATGGACTCCCACCGGGATGTCATCCCTGACTATGAAGCTCTCGTGGGGCCCCTGCACAGCCTCCTCAAGCAGAAGCCAGACTGGCAGTGGGACTGGGAGCATGAGAAGGCCTTCCTGGCTCTGAAGCGAGCCCTCGTGTCTGCCCTCTGTCTGACGGCCCCCAACGCCCAGTTGCCCTTCCGCTTGGAGGTGACCGTGAGCCAGGTGGCCCTAACGGCTGTTGTCTATCAGGAGCACTCAGGGAGGAAGCACCCCATAGCCTATACCTCAAAACCCCTCCTCCCTGACGAGGAGAGTGAGGGCCCCCAGTCGGGGGGAGACAGCCCCTACGCTGTGGCCTGGGCCCTCAAACATTTTTCCCGCTGCATTGGAGACACCCCCGTGGTCCTGGACCTTTCCTACGCCTCTAGGACCGCTGTGGGTCCCGAGATGCGGGAGGGCCGCAGGGTTTCCAAAGCGTGGTTGATCCGATGGTCCCTTCTGGTGCAGGACAAAGGCAAGAGGGCGCTGGAATTGACCCTCCTCCAGGGCCTGCTCGGAGAAAACCGACTGCTGACGCCCGCCTCCTCCATGCCTCGCTTTTTCCAGGTTCTGCCTCCTTTTTCCGACCTGTCCACTTTCGTCTGCATCCACATGTCGGGCTATTGCTTTTACCGGGAGGATGAGTGGTGCGCGGGCTTCGGCCTCTATGTGCTGTCCCCCACCAGTGCCCccgtctccctctccttctcttgctcCCCTTACACCCCAACCTACGCCCACCTGGCGGCCGTGGCCTGTGGCCTGGAGCGCTTTGGGCAGTCCCCCCTCCCCGTGGTTTTCCTCACACACTGCAACTGGATCTTCAGCCTCCTGTGGGAGCTCCTGCCCCTGTGGCAGGCTCGAGGCTTCCTCTCCTCGGACGGCGCCCCGCTACCTCACCCAGGCCTGCTCTCCTACATCATATCGCTCACCTCTGGCCTCTCGTCCCTCCCGTTTATCTACCGAACCTCCTACCGGGGCTCCCTGTTTGCTGTGACGGTGGACACATTGGCCAAGCAGGGTGCGCAGGGTGGTGGGCAGTGGTGGAACCTTCCAAAGGATGTGCCCGTCCCCGCAGTGTCCCCCCACACCATGGGCCAGCGGCCCGACTTGCTGGCCTTACAGCGCAGTGACAGCACACTGGCTGAGATTATTGCCAAGCTGCGGGCCGGGCAGAAATTGCCTGGCTCCTCCCCCTTCAGCTCCGTCTTTAACTCACTCAGCCTCGACCAGGAGAGCGGCTTGCTCATGTTCAAGGGGGAGAAGAGGCCCCGGGTCTGGGTGGTCCCAAGGCAACTCCGGAGGGACCTGATTTTCTCTGTGCACGACCTTCCCCTGGGCGCCCACCAGAGGCCCGAGGAGACCTACCGGAAGCTGCGTCTGCTGGGGTGGTGGCCTGGGATGCAGGAGCACGTGAGGGACTACTGCCGGAGCTGCCTGTTCTGCATCCCCCGAAACGTCACGGGCGGCGAGTTGAAGGTGATCGAGTCCCCGTGGCCCCTCCGGTCCACTGCCCCCTGGTCCACCCTGCAGATCGAGGTGGTGGGCCCGGTCACCGTAAGCGAGGAGGGCCACAAGCATGTGCTGATCGTGGCTGACCCCCACACCAGGTGGGTGGAGGCGTTCCCACTGAAGCCCTACACACACACAGCGGTGGCACAGGTGCTGCTGCAGCACGTGTTTGCCAGGTGGGGCGTTCCCGTGAGGCTGGAGGCGGCCCAGGGCCCCCAGTTCGCGCGGCACGTCTTGGTGAGCTGCGGGctggccctgggagcccaggcgGCGTCCCTGAGCCGGGACCTTCAGTTCCCCTGCTTGACCAGCTCAGACGCCTACTGGGAATTCAAGAGGGCCCTCAAGGAGTTCATCTTCCTGCATGGCAAGAGGTGGGCTGCGTCCTTGCCCTTGCTGCACCTGGCCTTTAGGGCCTCCTCCACCCAGGCCACGCCGGTCCAGATCCTGACTGGGGGCGACGTGAGGCTGAGCGAGCCCCTGTGGTGGGAGATGAGCAGCGCCAATATTGAAGGGCTCAAGATGGACGTGTTCCTGCTGCGGCTGCTCGGGGAGCTGCTGGAGCTGCACTGGCGGGTGGCCGAAAAGGCTAGTGACAAGGCAGAGAACAGGCGTTTCAAGCGGGAGAGTCAGGAGAAGGAGTGGAATGTGGGTGATCAGGTCCTTCTGCTGTCCCTTCCCAGGAATGGCAGCAGTGCCAAATGGGTGGGCCCCTTCTACATTGGGGACCGGCTGAGCCTGTCCCTCTACAGAGTCTGGGGCTTCCCAACTCCGGAGAAGCTTGGGTGCATCTACCCCAGCAGTCTGATGAAGGCCTTCGCCAAGAGTGGCACGCCTCTGTCCTTCAAGGTCTTGGAGCAATGA